Proteins encoded in a region of the Elusimicrobiaceae bacterium genome:
- a CDS encoding M14 family metallopeptidase → MIRLFLALAFFAPQAYCGQKAADSLSSLSQLNAAASVKIDKIGLPHARPALAGPDKTDSPLNGRFWVTVEAPTREDRGMLEKNGLAFESFNGKYVSGTIDSESLAQIRKLGFKITYQATLADFNLNFIKDFPPQDARYHNYSEMYGVLKEINEKLPDLTTLMSIGKTFEGREIWALRFNSTEKTGVSKKPGVAYLGAHHAREHLSVELPLAFAQWLADNSAKPEVKKLMQERDVFIIPMVNADGAEYDIAKGQYAWWRKNRAKLPNSSSIGVDLNRNYGWHWGGDSTNPGSETYQGPEAFSEPESSAVKNFFDTYTNMKIMISYHTYGQMVLYPWGDVYDQLEDKKDLQAHITIARKIAAITGYRAMQSSELYPATGDSCDWSYGAHKVLSFTIEADPGRSGYGGFYPGSAIVDTASKYNNEASYYVLQKAGDPYSDQ, encoded by the coding sequence ATGATCAGACTTTTTCTGGCGCTCGCTTTTTTCGCGCCGCAGGCTTATTGCGGACAAAAAGCGGCGGATTCACTGTCGTCCCTTTCGCAGCTTAATGCTGCCGCTTCCGTAAAAATTGACAAGATCGGGCTTCCGCACGCTAGGCCAGCGCTTGCCGGACCGGACAAGACCGACAGTCCTCTTAACGGCCGGTTCTGGGTAACCGTGGAGGCGCCGACGCGGGAAGACCGCGGAATGCTGGAAAAAAACGGTCTGGCATTTGAATCGTTCAACGGCAAATACGTCAGCGGAACCATAGATTCGGAAAGCCTGGCGCAGATCAGGAAACTGGGGTTCAAAATCACTTATCAGGCCACACTGGCGGATTTCAATCTGAATTTCATTAAAGATTTCCCGCCTCAGGACGCCCGCTATCACAACTACAGCGAAATGTACGGCGTGCTCAAGGAAATCAACGAAAAGCTGCCGGATCTGACTACTTTGATGTCCATCGGCAAGACATTCGAAGGCCGCGAGATCTGGGCGCTGCGGTTTAACAGCACCGAGAAAACGGGAGTCAGCAAAAAACCCGGCGTCGCCTATCTGGGTGCGCATCACGCGCGCGAACATCTGAGCGTGGAACTGCCGCTGGCTTTCGCGCAGTGGCTCGCCGACAACAGCGCAAAGCCGGAAGTTAAAAAACTCATGCAAGAACGCGACGTGTTCATCATTCCCATGGTAAACGCCGACGGCGCGGAGTACGACATTGCCAAAGGCCAGTACGCCTGGTGGCGCAAGAACAGAGCGAAACTGCCGAATTCTTCCAGCATCGGGGTTGATCTTAACCGCAATTACGGCTGGCACTGGGGCGGCGATTCCACCAACCCCGGCTCGGAAACCTATCAGGGGCCGGAAGCGTTTTCCGAACCGGAAAGCTCCGCCGTCAAGAATTTTTTTGACACCTACACCAACATGAAAATCATGATTTCATACCACACCTACGGCCAGATGGTGCTCTATCCGTGGGGCGACGTGTATGATCAGCTGGAGGATAAAAAAGATCTTCAGGCGCACATCACCATCGCCAGGAAAATAGCCGCGATAACCGGCTACAGGGCGATGCAGTCCAGCGAACTTTATCCCGCGACAGGCGACTCCTGCGACTGGTCGTACGGCGCGCATAAAGTGCTTTCCTTCACGATCGAAGCCGATCCCGGCCGCTCCGGCTACGGCGGTTTCTATCCCGGTTCAGCGATAGTGGACACCGCTTCCAAATACAACAACGAAGCCTCCTACTATGTATTGCAGAAAGCGGGTGACCCGTACTCGGACCAGTAG